In Bradyrhizobium guangdongense, the sequence GCCCGACTCCGTCCTCACCGGGATTCGTCTCAACTCTCGTTCAGCGCACGAAGACGCCACCTCCGATTACCTCTATCGCCGTGCGTGAGGTGAGCAGGCGCTCACCGCATCAGACATTCTGTGTTCTGGTTTGAATGCACGGGAAGCGCGACCGGTCCGCGCCGTCGAACTGCGCTGCAAGATCGGCAAAACACCGGCGGCGTCGGCTTATTCCGGGCGTCGCGACTTCGCAATAAACCGTGCAAGATACATATTTCCGATAATCAATTTCATTCGCTTTCCGTCCTGCCACGTTATATGTCGGGCGTCCGTCCAATGGGGGAAGCCGGCGCCAGCCTTCGGTAGGCTCGCGTGACCGGCAAGGAGCAAGGGGACCAAGCGCGTCGGCATGTTCGAAGTGATCCTCACCAGGCGCAAGCGGTTCGGTTGGCGGTGGCAGGTCTGCGACCAGTCCGGCAAGATTTTTGCCGATGGCTTCGAACGCACGCGGCCGTCGGCCAAATACCATGGCGAGCGCGCGCTGTTCTTCCTGCTGTCGCAGGCTTATTTGCGCAACCGCTCCGCGGCGTCGAGCGAGGATTAGCGGCAGTTCTGTGCCGTTAGATATCGACCACCAATTTGCCCTTGGCGGTGTGCTCCCGGATCAACGCATAGGCCTCGCCAACGCTCTCCATCGTAAAGCGCCTGGGATGGAGCAACGGCACCAGTTTGCCGGCCTCGGCGAGGCGCGTGGCTTCCGCCATGATCTCTCCGTGATGCGTCCGGCCTTCGCCTGACAGCAGCGGCAGCAGCGTGAACACGCCTGAATAGGAGGCGGCGCGGAACGACAGCGGCGCCAGTGCATGCGTGCCCCAGCCGAGCGCGCTGACGACATGGCCGAAGCGGCGCACCGCCGTAAAGGAGGCATCGAGCACCTTACCGCCGACAGTGTCGTAGACGATGTCGAAGCCGCGGCCCGAGGTGTGCGCGGAGACATAGGCCTCGACCGAAGCGTCTCGATCGATGAATACAGCACCAAAACCTTCGATGGTCGTACGCTGCGAGGCCGAGCCAGTCGCAAACACTTCCGCGCCAAATGCGCGTGCGATCTGGACCGCGACATGGCCGACGCCGCCCGCGCCGCCATGGATCAATACTTTCTGCCCGGCCTTCAAGACAGCACGGTCGATCAGGCCTTCCCACGCCGTGATGAAGATGAGGGGCAGGGCGGCGGCCTCGCGCATGCTGAGATTTGCCGGCTTCAGCGCCAGCAGGTCAGCATCGACAGCGGCGAATTCGGCGAGCGATCCCTGCACGCCACCGACGCCGCCGGTCATGCCATAGACCTCGTCGCCAGCTTTGAATCGCGAGACCTCGCGCCCGGTCTGCTCGACTACGCCGGCGAGATCGATCCCGGGAATTGCGGGCAGCGGATGGCGTGCATGCGCGGCTGCACCGGCATGGATCTTGGTGTCGAGCGGATTGACCCCGCTTGCGCGCACCCGCACCCGCACCTCGCGCGGACCGATCCTGGGCAGGGAGACGGTGGAGACGCGCAGGGGCCCGTTGTGGGTCTCCAGAACGCCCGCGCGCATTGTCGATGGCTTGGTCATGATCGTCTTGCTCCGTTGTCGGCCTCCAATATGCCCATGACTTTTTGCATGGAAAGGAACAAGGATGTACGGTGATCATGCATTTTTGAATGGGCGGGGACGACGATGGAATGGAGCGATCTGCGCATCTTCCTGGCGATCGCGCGCGAAGGCACGCTCGGCGCGGCCGCGCGAAAAATCGGGCAAACGCAGCCGACGATGGGGCGGCGGTTGCGCGCGCTAGAACAGGCGCTCGGGCAGACGCTATTCCAGCGTACGGCCGACGGCTTTGTGCTCACCGACGAAGGCACGGCAGTGCTCGCGCATGCCGAGCGGATCGAGGAGGAGGCGATTGCGCTTCAGCGCCAGACGACGGGGACGGAGACGCAGCTCGACGGCACATTGCGTTTATCCTCGTCGGACTGGTTCGGCACGCTGATGCTGTCGCCTGTCATCGCGACTTTTGGCAAACGCCATCCCAAGGTGACCGTCGAGCTCCTGACCGATGCGCGACTCTACAGCCTGCCGCGGCGCGAGGCTGACCTTGTCTTTCGCATCAAGCCGTTCAGCGAGCCCGAGGTCATTTCCAGGAAGCTGCTGCACATTCCCTATGCGCTCTACGGCAAGAAGGGCAGCAAGCCACCGCGGGCCGGCGACGGCAGCGGCGTCCGGCTCGTCACCATGAACGCGGAATTCGCCGATATGCCCGATGCTATCTGGCTGAAGCGCACGCTGCCGCAGGCCGACATCGCCTTGCGCAGCAACAACAGACAGGTGCAGGCGGAGCTCTGCGCCAGCGGTGGCGGTCTTGCTGTGCTGCCGCGCCCGGTGGGTGATCGCGATCGCCGTCTGGTCGCGCTCGACATCGGCGTGACGCCGCCTGGCCGCGACACTTTTGTTGGCTATCACCGCGATCTCAAGCGGCTAGCGCGTCTGCGGGCGCTGCTTGACCTGGTTGTCGAGCGGCTGGCGGGAAAGGTGTCGTAGTTCCATTCGGGCCACGAAGCTTGCGTTGCCCGACGGCAAAACACGCGAGCCGTGGGTCAATCCGCGCGGTCGCAAATATTTCACTTTACCGAAATTCGGAAATGGCGTATGTATCGCGCAACCCGGCCCGAGGAAGAGGGGCGTATCGCGATCGTCACGACGCGGGCCGGACGGCGGTGGGCGTGGGTCACGTCGGCGCGATCAGGTTTTGCAGGGCGGGCAACCGTGAGCGGGACCATCGCGCATACGACCGGTGTGATTCCTGCGTACGGCAAAATCGTGTGGTCCTGGCGCCCGGGGTCTGTGCGCTAAGTCTTGTGGTGGTGTGCGATGTCCAACCGGATGCACACATCAGCCATCTGCAAGGCGACGGGGGCAATAGTGCACCGCTCCCCGGGGAGATCACGATATAAGCCGTCAAACCACTGCGCAGGGAAGGCCGGACGTTTCGGCTTCACCTGTATGCCGCTGTGCAGCCTCTTGTAGCGCAACCGATCGCACAGTGGACCGCGGGTGCCAGTCGGGCACCCGGTCTTCCCTGCGCCCTCTTTCATGAGCGGGCAAGGCGACCAAGCAAAGCTCGGGCGAGATGAGCCGCGAGAATGCGAAGCTGTGTTTGCGATGAAGATGCAATTTGCAGAGCGACAGTGTCGCCCACCCTCCGTCATTGCGAGCGCAGCGAAGCAATCCGGGGTCTTTCCACAGCGGAATTCTGGATTGCTTCGCTGCGCTCGCATGACGTTGTGGCTGCACCTGTGTGCAGATCCAAGGCATCGCCTTTGCACAACTGTCATAGTCTCTAAAACACGCTAACCATCGCTCGACTTAAAACTGTCATATCAGCCGAATGGAACCCGCGGCGGGGCGCTCTTTACAAGGCATTAAGTGTGGTTGCCTTGGATGCGGCGCGATAGTGCGTTGGGGACTGCAATGAGTGCCGCGAAGAAGATGCCGGGCAAACCGGCCACCGAAATGTTTGACGACATCCCGGTGCTTCAGCGCAAATGGCGCGCGGCGTTGAAGCCGGGTGACCGGCTGCCGCGATATGAGGACGTGATGCTCGGTAGCCTCGGACGGCTGGCCGATCATATCGCGCTGCTCAGAGGCGAGGGTACGCTCGAGCTGTCGCGCAGCGGACGTTATGTGCAGAAATGGCTCGGCGAGGAACGTTGGGACATTCCGGTCGCGGAGCTGTCGCCGGATTGCGCCACCGCGCTGTCGGAAGCCGTGGCAAACGCGCTCCGCAGCGGACAGCCGCACCAGGCCAGCGCACACTGCGTGCGCGACGGCATGGTCCGGACCTACGATCTGCTGGCAATGCCGACGGCCTCGCGTTGGGGCGCCAAGCTCGTGGGGGTCTACGTCAACGAGCGCGGCGCGCAGTACAATCTGCTGGACGCGATCTTCGCCGCGACCGACGATGCGGTGGTCTCGCTGGCGACGCTACGTGACGCTGGTGGCAGGCCCTTCGATCTGCAGATCGTGCATCACAACAAGAGCGCGGGGCTGCTGTTGAAGGTCGAAAGCGCCGGCTTGTTGTGGCGGCGGATCGGCGAGGGCAACACGCTGCTGGCCGCGCCCGAGATCATGGAATTCCTGCTCAAGGCCGTCTCCGGCGGTCGCGGCGAGCAGCTCGAGATCGAGCACGACGGCCGCTACCTCCGGCTCAGCGCCACCGCGTTCGCCGACGTGGTCTCGCTGACGATCTCCGACGTCACGGCCCTGAAGCGGCGCGACGCCTCGTTTCGCCTGCTGTTCGACAACAATCCGATGCCGATGTGGGTGTTCGACGCCGAAACCAAGCAGTTCCTTGGCGTCAACGATGCGGCAGTCCAGCATTACGGCTACAGCCGCGCGGCGTTTCTCCGCGTGAAGCTGCACGAGATCTGGCCGGAGGACGAGTGCGACAGTCACGCCGAGGCGCTCGAACGCATCGGCGATGCCTATCATTCCTCGCGCAACTGGCGGCACCTGCGGGCCGACGGCAGCGAGATCGAGGTGCTGACGTTCGGCCGTCGCGTCGTCTTCGGCGATCGCGACGGCTATCTGGTCGCGGTGGTCGACATCACCGAGCGCCGCAGGGCCGAGGCGCGGATTGCCCACATGGCCCATCATGACGGACTTACCGATCTGCCGAACCGGGAATATTTCCGGGAGCGCTTGAAGCAGGCGCTCGACCAGGCCGGCGGCAAGCGCGTCGGCGTGCTCTATATCGATCTCGACCTGTTCAAGAACATCAACGATTCCTTCGGGCATCCCGCAGGCGACCGCCTGCTCAAGCAGGTCGCCGAACGCCTGACCACCGCGGTTCGCGGCGCCAATCTCGCGGCGAGGCTCGGCGGCGACGAATTCGCAGTGATTCTGGCGGCCGACGTCTCGCCGAACGAGGCGAGCGCCTGCGCGACCTTGCTGATCGACATGCTGAAGTCGCCCTACGACATCGACGGTCAGGAGATGGTGATCGGCGCCAGCATCGGCATCGCGCTGTCCCCGGGCGACGGCGTGACATCGGAGGAATTGATGCGCAACGCCGACATGGCGTTGTACCGGGCGAAATCCGACGGCGGTGGCGTGCACCATTTCTTCGAGCGCGAGATGGATCTCCAGGCGCAGAAGCGCCGCGACATGGAGCTCGATCTGCGCCGCGCCTTTGCCAATGGCGAGTTCGAGCTGCACTACCAGCCGCTGGTGTCGATCGCCTCCGACCGTATCTCCGGCTTCGAGTCGCTGTTGCGCTGGCGTCATCCCGACAAGGGCATGATCTCGCCGGCCGAGTTCATTCCGGTAGCCGAGGACATCGGCCTGATCACGCAGCTCGGCGAGTGGGTGCTGCGCGAGGCCTGCGCGGAAGCGGTGAACTGGCCCGCTGACGTCAAGGTTGCGGTCAATCTGTCGCCCGCGCAGTTCCGCAGCCGCAATCTGGTTCAGGTCGTGATCTCGGCGCTGGGGCAATCCGGCCTGTCGCCGAGGCGGCTCGAGCTCGAGATCACCGAGTCGATCTTCCTCGCCGAGACCGATGCCAACCTCGCGATTCTGCATCAGCTCCGCGAGCTCGGCGTCGGCATCTCCATGGACGATTTCGGCACCGGCTCTTCCAGCCTGAGCTATCTGCGCAGCTTCCCGTTCGACAAGATCAAGATCGACCGCTCCTTCGTCAAGGATCTGGCGCAGCGGCCCGATTGCGGAGCGATCGTGCGCGCGATCTCCGGGCTCGGTCGCAGCCTCAACATCACGACGACCGCGGAAGGCGTCGAAACCGAGGACCAGCTCGACTGGCTCCGCGCCGAAGGCTGCAACGAGGTGCAGGGCTTCCTGTTCAGCGCTGCGCGGCCGGCGGCGGAGATCGCAAAGTTGCTGGCCGATTTCGGCCAGCGCGCTTCACGGGCGGCGTAGCGCCTCGGGATAGCAATCGTAGACCAGCGCCTTGAACGCCGGGGTGATGCGGCCACGCTCGTTCTGGGTCTGCTGCATCAGGAGGTAGACCATATCGAGCTTGGGATCGACGCCGAAATAGGTGCCGCTGCCACTGTCCCATTTCAACTCGCCGAGCGAGCCCGGCGGCGGCGGTTTCGCGTCGCCGGGATCGGTGCGTACCGCGAGACCATAGCCATAGCCAAAGCCGTCGCCCGGGAAATAGAAATAGTCGCGCCCGACGCCGGAGCCCGGTCCGATCTGATCGGTCGTCATGTCCTTGAAGGCGGCCGGGCTGAGATAGCGCTTGCCGTCGAACTCGCCGCCGTTGAGCAGCATCTGCGAAAAGCGCTGATAGTCGGTGATGGTCGAGAGCAGGCCGCCGCCGCCGGATTGCCATTCTCGATGAGCAAGCCGTTCGCGCTCGGCATCGAGCAGGATCTGGTCGCTCGGCAGCGGCCGCGCCATGCGCTCGATCTCGTCCGGTGTCGACAGCACGAATTTCGTGTTGGTCATGCCGAGCGGATCGAGAATGCGTTGCTTCAAGGCGTCGTACAAATTCTGCCCGGTGATGATCTCGATGACGCTGCCGAGCACATCGGTGGAATGACCGTAACGCCACAACGTGCCCGGCTGCCGCGCCAGCGGCAGCTTGGCGATGCGATCGGCAAATTCCCTGTTGTCGAACTGGCCGGCGAAGATGTCGGCCTCCTTGTAGGCGAGCTCGACCCATTTGCCGCCGATATAGTCGTAGCTGATGCCGGAGGTGTGCCGCATCAGATCCCTGATCGTCACGGGACGAATCGGAGGCACCAGATCGAGCGACAGCGAACCGTCGGGCTTGGTGACCTCGAGACCCACCTTGGTGCCGGCGAAGAGCGGGACGTATTTCGACACGGGATCGGTGAGCGCGAGCTTGCCCTCGTCGATCAGCATCATCGCAGCGAGGCTGGTGATCGGCTTGGTCATGGAATGGATCGCGAAGATCGTGTCCGGCGTCATCGACAGCCGCGTCCTCACGTCGCGCACGCCGAACATCTTGAAATAGACAGGCTTGCCGTGCTGCTGGACCAGTACGATCGCCCCCGGCAATCGGCCGGTGGTGACCTCGTTCTCGAAGAACGAGGTGATGCGCCGCATCCCGTCTGCGGAGGGGGCGGGGATGTCGCCGGCGCGGCTCCGCGCCATCGTGCCGGCCAGCATCGTGGCCCCGACCAGAAATTCACGACGCTTCATCAGGGCTTCCTCCCTCGTCGGGAACAAAGCCGCAAGACGTCAGGAGCGTCAACAAGTCTTCGATTAAAAACGCGTCACGATGTCAGACAGGACCGGGCGCGGACGATCCTCGCTCGGCCTGGTCGGCTTGCCGATGTGGATGAGGCCGGCGAGTTTCTCGTCCGCCTTGAGGCCCAGGCCATCAAGCACGTCGCGGTCGAAGGCGAACCAGCCTGTCAGCCAGGCCGCGCCGTAACCGAGAGCCGTCGCCGCCGTGACGATGTTCATGGCGCTGGCGCCTGCCGACAATTCCTGCTCCCAGGCCGGCACCCTCGGATGCGGCTTGGTGAAGCTGACGATGCCGATCACCAGCGGCGCATCGGTGAGGCGCTTGCGCTCGATCTCGATATCGGCGGCGGGCGCACCTGGATTCTTGCGGGCAAAGACCTTGGCAATCACCTCGCCGGCGCGCTGGCGTGCCTCGCCCTCGAAAACGATGAAGCGCCAGGGCGCGAGCTTGCCGTGATCAGGCACGCGCGCGCCGATGGTGAGAATGGTTTCGAGCTCGGCCGGCGAGGGGCCGGGGCCGGTCATCTCGCGCGGCTTGACCGAGCGGCGGGTCTTCAGGAGTTCGATGGCGTCAAGCATTGTGATGGTCTCTTCGGCTGGTCGTCGGGCGTGCCATGCCCAGATAGGCATGCACGCCCGCAACCGAAAGCGAGTTTAGATCGATTTCAGGGATCAGACTGCGCCACGCGCCCGCCGGACGTCAGGCGGGGTCGCCTCGTCGACCAGCGCTGCGATGGCCTCCGCGGTCGTCATCACCTTCTGGCCGTCGCTGCCGAGCCGCCGGACGGAGACCGAATGAGTCTCGGCCTCTTTCTTGCCGACCACGAGCAGCGCCGGAATCTTGGCCAGCGAATGCTCGCGGACCTTGTAGTTGATCTTCTCGTTGCGCAGGTCGATCTCGACCCGAAGGCCCGCGCGCCGCGCCTGCTCCAGCGCCACCTTGGCGTATTCGTCGCCTTCGGAAGTGATGGTCGTGACCACCGCCTGCACCGGGGAGAGCCAGAGCGGGAAGTTGCCGGCATAGTGCTCGATCAGGATGCCGATGAAGCGTTCCATCGAGCCGCAGATCGCCCGGTGCACCATCACGGGCGGTTTCTTGCCGCCGTCATGGTCGATGTAGAAGGCGCCGAACCGCTCCGGCAGGTTGAAGTCGACCTGCGTGGTGCCGCACTGCCAGTCGCGGCCGATGGCGTCGCGCAGCACATATTCGAACTTCGGCCCGTAAAACGCGCCTTCGCCCGGGCTGATCTCGGTCTTGATGTGATTGTTCTGCGCCTGGATCTCGCGCAGCACCGTCGCCATCACCCGCTCGGCGTGATCCCACATCGCATCGGTGCCGACGCGTTTCTCCGGCCGCGTCGACAGCTTCACGGTGAGATCGCCGGTGAAGCCGAAGTCGGCATAGGTCGACAGGATCAAATCGTTGATCTTCAGGCATTCCTCGGCGAGCTGGTCCTCGGTGCAGAAGATATGCGCGTCGTCCTGGGTGAAGCCGCGTACGCGCATCAGGCCGTGCATGGCGCCCGACGGCTCGTAGCGATGCACCACGCCGAACTCGGCGAGCCGCAGCGGCAGGTCGCGGTAGCTCTTCAGGCCGTGCTTGAAGATCTGGACGTGACCCGGGCAGTTCATCGGCTTGAGCGCAAACCAGCGCTTGTCCTCGGCCTCGTCGCCGGCGGACTGGGCCGCGAACATGTTCTCGCGGTACCAGCCCCAGTGGCCCGAAGTCTCCCACAGCACCTTGTCGAGGATCTGCGGCGCGTTGACCTCGCTGTAATGGCCGGTGAGGCGGCGGCGCATATAGGCGATCAACTGCTGGAAGATGGTCCAGCCCTTCGGATGCCAGAACACCACGCCCGGACCTTCCTCCTGGAAGTGGAAGAGGTCGAGCTCGCGTCCGAGCTTTCGATGATCGCGCTTCTCGGCTTCCTCGATCTGCTTGAGGTAAGCGTCGAGGTCCTCCTGCTTGGCGAAGGCCGTGCCGTAGATGCGGGTCAGCATCGGGTTGTTGGAATCACCGCGCCAATAGGCGCCGGCCACCTTCATCAATTTGAAGGCATTGCCGACCTTGCCGGTCGAGGTCATGTGCGGGCCGCGGCACAGATCGAACCAGTCGCCCTGGTAGTAAATCTTGATCGGCTCGTTGCCGGGAATGGCGTCGACCAGCTCGACCTTGAAGGCCTCGCCCTTGTCGCGAAACACCTGCTTGGTCTTTTCGCGGTCCCAGACTTCCTTGGTGAAGGGTTTGTCGCGCGCGATGATCTCGCGCATTTTCTTTTCGATCGCGGCGAAATCTTCCGGCGTGAACGGCTCGTTGCGGAAGAAGTCGTAATAGAAGCCGTTTTCGATCACCGGGCCGATGGTTACCTGCGTGCCCGGCCACAGCGATTGCACGGCTTCGGCGAGCACGTGCGCGCAGTCGTGACGGATCAATTCCAGTGCGCGCGGATCGTCGCGGCCCACCAGCTCGATCTTCGCATCGGCTTCGATGGGGTCGTTGAGATCGGCGAGCACACCGTCGAGCGCCATCGCCACCGTGCGCTTGGCCAGCGACGGCGAGATGCCCTTGGCGATGTCGAGGCCGGTGATGCTCTTGTCGTATTGGCGCTGGGCGCCGTCGGGGAAGGTGAGGGTGACCTTGGCGGCGGGTGTCACGGGCTTAAGATTGCTGAGGGAATATTGGAAGCCGGATTCGGATTTGGGCTGGTCGGACATTGCTTTTCTCCTGAAGCTCACTCCTGCGAACGAGCGCAGGTAAGCGGGGAAGGGGCCGGTATAGCAGGCGAATCGGGCAGCGCAATCGGGGCGAGCAGGCAAAATCCGCATTTACGGCCGCTTCCCGCCACATTCGAGCCAAGCGGCTGCGCCCGTTAATCGATCGTCATATCGTCCACCACGCCCTTCACATGGGCCGGCGTCATCCCGAATTGACGGCCGATCGTATCCGCAAGCGCGAATTCGCGCTCTCTCATCGATTGGTTCGGTGCGACGGATATCACGGCTCGCAAGACGGCTTCCTTGCCACGATCGGTCAGATAGGCTGCCTGCTTCGCGGCATCGGCCAAGATCTCGTTCGGATCCTCCATCGCGGTGACGGCGCAGAAGGCTTCCGCTGGCGTAGTCGAAACGCCGAGCGGCGCCTTGCTCGCCTCGACGATCCGATTGGCAAGCTCGGAACTCACGTCCCGCTCTCCGGACATGAGCGTCATCAAGCGGGCAATCATGGCCGCCAACTTCAAATCCCGCTCCTGTTGCTCCTTGATCGGATCATGTTGCAAGACGGATTCATTCCAGGCCTTGCTGCAGGCGTTGCATTCGACGTAGCGATCGAGCTCTTCCATCGGAATGATTGGAATCCAGTAGAGA encodes:
- a CDS encoding zinc-dependent alcohol dehydrogenase family protein, which gives rise to MTKPSTMRAGVLETHNGPLRVSTVSLPRIGPREVRVRVRASGVNPLDTKIHAGAAAHARHPLPAIPGIDLAGVVEQTGREVSRFKAGDEVYGMTGGVGGVQGSLAEFAAVDADLLALKPANLSMREAAALPLIFITAWEGLIDRAVLKAGQKVLIHGGAGGVGHVAVQIARAFGAEVFATGSASQRTTIEGFGAVFIDRDASVEAYVSAHTSGRGFDIVYDTVGGKVLDASFTAVRRFGHVVSALGWGTHALAPLSFRAASYSGVFTLLPLLSGEGRTHHGEIMAEATRLAEAGKLVPLLHPRRFTMESVGEAYALIREHTAKGKLVVDI
- a CDS encoding LysR family transcriptional regulator, with amino-acid sequence MEWSDLRIFLAIAREGTLGAAARKIGQTQPTMGRRLRALEQALGQTLFQRTADGFVLTDEGTAVLAHAERIEEEAIALQRQTTGTETQLDGTLRLSSSDWFGTLMLSPVIATFGKRHPKVTVELLTDARLYSLPRREADLVFRIKPFSEPEVISRKLLHIPYALYGKKGSKPPRAGDGSGVRLVTMNAEFADMPDAIWLKRTLPQADIALRSNNRQVQAELCASGGGLAVLPRPVGDRDRRLVALDIGVTPPGRDTFVGYHRDLKRLARLRALLDLVVERLAGKVS
- a CDS encoding putative bifunctional diguanylate cyclase/phosphodiesterase, whose protein sequence is MSAAKKMPGKPATEMFDDIPVLQRKWRAALKPGDRLPRYEDVMLGSLGRLADHIALLRGEGTLELSRSGRYVQKWLGEERWDIPVAELSPDCATALSEAVANALRSGQPHQASAHCVRDGMVRTYDLLAMPTASRWGAKLVGVYVNERGAQYNLLDAIFAATDDAVVSLATLRDAGGRPFDLQIVHHNKSAGLLLKVESAGLLWRRIGEGNTLLAAPEIMEFLLKAVSGGRGEQLEIEHDGRYLRLSATAFADVVSLTISDVTALKRRDASFRLLFDNNPMPMWVFDAETKQFLGVNDAAVQHYGYSRAAFLRVKLHEIWPEDECDSHAEALERIGDAYHSSRNWRHLRADGSEIEVLTFGRRVVFGDRDGYLVAVVDITERRRAEARIAHMAHHDGLTDLPNREYFRERLKQALDQAGGKRVGVLYIDLDLFKNINDSFGHPAGDRLLKQVAERLTTAVRGANLAARLGGDEFAVILAADVSPNEASACATLLIDMLKSPYDIDGQEMVIGASIGIALSPGDGVTSEELMRNADMALYRAKSDGGGVHHFFEREMDLQAQKRRDMELDLRRAFANGEFELHYQPLVSIASDRISGFESLLRWRHPDKGMISPAEFIPVAEDIGLITQLGEWVLREACAEAVNWPADVKVAVNLSPAQFRSRNLVQVVISALGQSGLSPRRLELEITESIFLAETDANLAILHQLRELGVGISMDDFGTGSSSLSYLRSFPFDKIKIDRSFVKDLAQRPDCGAIVRAISGLGRSLNITTTAEGVETEDQLDWLRAEGCNEVQGFLFSAARPAAEIAKLLADFGQRASRAA
- a CDS encoding serine hydrolase domain-containing protein, whose protein sequence is MKRREFLVGATMLAGTMARSRAGDIPAPSADGMRRITSFFENEVTTGRLPGAIVLVQQHGKPVYFKMFGVRDVRTRLSMTPDTIFAIHSMTKPITSLAAMMLIDEGKLALTDPVSKYVPLFAGTKVGLEVTKPDGSLSLDLVPPIRPVTIRDLMRHTSGISYDYIGGKWVELAYKEADIFAGQFDNREFADRIAKLPLARQPGTLWRYGHSTDVLGSVIEIITGQNLYDALKQRILDPLGMTNTKFVLSTPDEIERMARPLPSDQILLDAERERLAHREWQSGGGGLLSTITDYQRFSQMLLNGGEFDGKRYLSPAAFKDMTTDQIGPGSGVGRDYFYFPGDGFGYGYGLAVRTDPGDAKPPPPGSLGELKWDSGSGTYFGVDPKLDMVYLLMQQTQNERGRITPAFKALVYDCYPEALRRP
- a CDS encoding nitroreductase family protein, whose amino-acid sequence is MLDAIELLKTRRSVKPREMTGPGPSPAELETILTIGARVPDHGKLAPWRFIVFEGEARQRAGEVIAKVFARKNPGAPAADIEIERKRLTDAPLVIGIVSFTKPHPRVPAWEQELSAGASAMNIVTAATALGYGAAWLTGWFAFDRDVLDGLGLKADEKLAGLIHIGKPTRPSEDRPRPVLSDIVTRF
- the thrS gene encoding threonine--tRNA ligase translates to MSDQPKSESGFQYSLSNLKPVTPAAKVTLTFPDGAQRQYDKSITGLDIAKGISPSLAKRTVAMALDGVLADLNDPIEADAKIELVGRDDPRALELIRHDCAHVLAEAVQSLWPGTQVTIGPVIENGFYYDFFRNEPFTPEDFAAIEKKMREIIARDKPFTKEVWDREKTKQVFRDKGEAFKVELVDAIPGNEPIKIYYQGDWFDLCRGPHMTSTGKVGNAFKLMKVAGAYWRGDSNNPMLTRIYGTAFAKQEDLDAYLKQIEEAEKRDHRKLGRELDLFHFQEEGPGVVFWHPKGWTIFQQLIAYMRRRLTGHYSEVNAPQILDKVLWETSGHWGWYRENMFAAQSAGDEAEDKRWFALKPMNCPGHVQIFKHGLKSYRDLPLRLAEFGVVHRYEPSGAMHGLMRVRGFTQDDAHIFCTEDQLAEECLKINDLILSTYADFGFTGDLTVKLSTRPEKRVGTDAMWDHAERVMATVLREIQAQNNHIKTEISPGEGAFYGPKFEYVLRDAIGRDWQCGTTQVDFNLPERFGAFYIDHDGGKKPPVMVHRAICGSMERFIGILIEHYAGNFPLWLSPVQAVVTTITSEGDEYAKVALEQARRAGLRVEIDLRNEKINYKVREHSLAKIPALLVVGKKEAETHSVSVRRLGSDGQKVMTTAEAIAALVDEATPPDVRRARGAV
- a CDS encoding zinc-ribbon domain-containing protein — its product is MRRMILRMGTGQLRAAEHNESGWETGALMIIWGTYVTRKIVQTGQFYCPGCAQHRSYNLRRPKKWGHLYWIPIIPMEELDRYVECNACSKAWNESVLQHDPIKEQQERDLKLAAMIARLMTLMSGERDVSSELANRIVEASKAPLGVSTTPAEAFCAVTAMEDPNEILADAAKQAAYLTDRGKEAVLRAVISVAPNQSMREREFALADTIGRQFGMTPAHVKGVVDDMTID